GAGGCCCTACACGCTCCAGGTATCGATGAGGGATTATCCGGAGATATACTGGAGGGAGAAATCCTTTCTCATGATTAACAGCGTGATCACCGGGATATGGGCGATCATCTTCATGTCAAACGCGGTCATCTTCCTGCTCCTTGATGTCCCCCTCAACATATTGGTCTCAAACTTCCTGATCGCGCTGGGCATAGCCTTCTCGGTGATCTTCCCCCTGATGGCGCCGGCCCACCTGGTCTCCAGGGAGTTCAGGAGGTACGATTGGAGGGTTGATGTGAATCCTAGGAGGCCCAAGGGGGAGAACGAATACGACGTGATAATAGTCGGCTCCGGCATAGGGGGACTGACCTGCGGGGCCCTGCTCTCGAGGAGGGGCTACAAGGTCCTGGTCCTGGAGCAGCACTACCAGGTCGGGGGATACTGCTCCTCCTTCAGGAGGAGGGGATTCGTCTTCAACACGGGAGTGGAGAACGTGAGCGGGCTCTGGGAGAAGGGGCCGGTGAGCTATCTTCTCAGGGAACTCGGCCTTGAAAGGGATGAGCTCTTCGTGAGGAACAGGATCAGGTACATCTTCAGGGGGAGGGAGATCGATGCGAGCGACCTGGAGGGGTTCATGAGGGTCCTGTCGGAGATTTTCCCGGAGGAAAGGAAGAACATTCAGGCGTTCTTCGATGAGGCCAAGAGGGCCTATGAGGAGTGCTACAGGGAATCGGAGATTTACGGAGTTCCTC
This genomic interval from Candidatus Korarchaeota archaeon NZ13-K contains the following:
- a CDS encoding NAD(P)/FAD-dependent oxidoreductase; protein product: MPRRVPGMVYMLISFVPWIVYWILCGMGQGYGVMISLLISAILIIPQIRARAFNPMDLTSLLYFSAASFATFILGLDLFVQESGPLGYLTLSLMAILSLVVKRPYTLQVSMRDYPEIYWREKSFLMINSVITGIWAIIFMSNAVIFLLLDVPLNILVSNFLIALGIAFSVIFPLMAPAHLVSREFRRYDWRVDVNPRRPKGENEYDVIIVGSGIGGLTCGALLSRRGYKVLVLEQHYQVGGYCSSFRRRGFVFNTGVENVSGLWEKGPVSYLLRELGLERDELFVRNRIRYIFRGREIDASDLEGFMRVLSEIFPEERKNIQAFFDEAKRAYEECYRESEIYGVPLPAELIVKVFGSKKLLDYPKEHPHFYDWMNKTYKQKLDEFFVNEDLKSLLCALLGYLGTKPDETPASSALTAVVSYYLHGGYFPKGGAQRFAESLK